AACGGCGCTTCCCGAATCGAATTATGCGGGGGAGCCGCCGAAGGTGGAACGACACCCAGCTACGGGCTAATCACCCTGGCGCGGCAACAAGTTAAAATTCCTATCTATGTGATGATTCGGCCCCGGGGCGGTGATTTTCTATACAATGAAACAGAGTTGGCCGTGATGCGTCGGGACATTGAAGCGGCCAAAGAAGCCGGGGCGGATGGCATCGTGCTGGGGCTGTTAAAACCCGACGGGACCGTGGATGAGGAACAAACAGCGGAGCTGATTCAACGAGCACACCCCCTGCCGGCTACGTTTCACCGCGCGTTTGATGTAGCGCGTGACCCGCTGGAAGCGCTAGAGGCCGTTATTCGCACGGGAGCCGAACGCATTCTGACTTCGGGACAGCAAGCCAGTGCCGAAGCGGGTGTTCCACTGTTAAAACAATTGGCCCAGCAGGCCGGTGACCGGATCGAGATTATGGCTGGAGCGGGTGTAACCCCGGCTAATGCCGTCCGACTGGCCGAAACGGGCATACATGCGCTGCATTTGACTGCCAAGCAGGTCATGGACAGCGGGATGGTATACCGTAATCCAAACGTGCCGATGGCGTCGGTAGCCATGAGTGAATTTGAGTGGTTAAGTACCAGCGGTGCAGTGGTGCAGGCAATGGTGAAAACTGTGAAATAAAAAGTTCGCAGCGAGTAGCGAAGGAAAAGAGTCCATCAGGGGCTCCGCTACACGCTGCGAACGAACGTCTAAACCCGCTTACCAGAAGTAAGCGTACAGAAACGTAATCACCGCGATTACCACGGCCGCGCCAATGGCAAAGCTCGATGAGGTCTTGAACATGCTGGCGTCGATTTCCAGACCTTTGCTGCTGGGTTTCTGCAACCCGAGGACGATCATCACCGCCACACAAATTAAAAAGACAAAGCCCATCGTGTCCAAGAACGGGATGGTATAAACTCCGTCGGCGCCCAATACCGCAAAACCAGACGGCGCCAGAAACTCCAGATTAACCATCCCGGGCAGAACGTATTTGAAGAACAGCGACAGCAGAAAACCGCCCACAATGGCGAACAGCGCTCCGCTCGAGTTCGTCTTCTTCCAGAAAAAGCCCATGATAAAAGCCGCAAAGACGCCCGGCGAAACCAGCCCCGTCATTTCCTGAATAAACTGGAAGCCCCCTTTCTTATCGATTCCCATGAACGGCGAGATAAAAATTGCCATCAGCATGGAGACCCAGATCGCCACCCGGCCCACGCGCACCAGCTTCTGCTCGCTAGCGTTCGGGGCAATGTACTTCTTGTAAATATCAAGGGTAAAAATGGTTGAAATCGAGTTGGCTTTACCGGCCAGCGACGCCACCACGGCCGCGGTCAAAGCGGCAAATGAAAGTCCTTTCAAACCCGCAGGCAGCAGGTTTAGCAGGACCGGATAAGCGTGGTCCTTGTTGATTTCGCCCGTGGCATCCAGCATTTCCTGCTGAAACAAACCATTCTGGTACAGGGTGTAAGCCGCAATACCGGGCAGCACCACGATGATCGGCATCAGGAGTTTGAGGAAAGCCGCAAAGAGAATTCCCTCGCGGGCCGTTTTCAGATCCGCCCCCAGTGCCCGCTGTGTGATATACTGGTTACATCCCCAGTAATTCAGGTTGACAATCCACATCCCGCCAATCAGAACCGTCAGGCCGGGCAGCGAAGCGTAATGCGGATGGCCTTTCGGGAAAATCATGTGGAAATGGTCTTCCGACTGCGTTAGCATCTGGTTAAACCCGTTTACAATGCCATCGGTACCATTCTCCGTCGAAACCAGATTGATGGCCAGATACGTAGTTGCCAGCCCGCCCAGAATCAGGAAAAATACCTGAATAACGTCAGTAAAACCAATAACCTTCATCCCGCCCAAGGTAATGATGACCGCAAATACCGCCAGACCAATCATACAGGCCGTAAAATTGAGGCCCGAAATAGTGGAAACGGCCAGCGCACCCAGAAATAGAATTGATGTCAGGTTGACCAGGATATAAAGAAACAGCCAGAAAATGGCCATGATCATCGAGACGGTATTGTTGTATCGCTGCGTTAGGAACTGCGGCATCGTGAAGATCCGGTTCTTGAGGTAGATCGGCATGAAGAAAACCGCCACCACAATCAGCGTTGCGGCCGCCATCCACTCGTAGGTGGCAATGGCCAGCCCCATGGCAAAGCCGTCGCCGGATGCTCCGATGAATTGTTCCGCCGAAATATTGGAAGCAATCAGGGATGCGCCGATGGCCCACCAAGTCAGCGACCCTTCTGCCAGAAAGAAGTCAGTAGATGAAGTCTCCTTTGTCTTCTTTTTATTGTAAATCCAGTAGCCGTAGGAGGCAACAATGATGAAATAAATAAAGAAAACAATGTAATCGAGGATTTGTAATTTTTGCATGTTGGCAACCTAAAAACAGGGAAGAAATGAGCGTAGGATTATTTCGACTCGAAAGATAATAATTTAGAGAACATATTTTTGCCTATTTTAACCTTCTGCCGCGATAAATCCGACAGATAATTTCGGGAACGGCCCTCCCCCGCAAATTACAGAACTTTGATGGTTTCCGGCACTAGTTTCTTCAGACGCGAATGGGCGATAAAACGCCGGGCGACCGTAAAGCGATAGTTACCTGTGTGCAACGTATATTGATAGAGCGGGTTGCGCACCATTACCGAACCATTGATCCAGCCCAGCGTTACGCACCACCGGTTGCTGTTGTAACCGCCCACCACCTGAAAGTGCAGATCGGGCCGCACGTTGCTCCGGATTTGATCCCGGTTTTCGAATAATTCCTTGCTAAAAGTTGCGTTCAGATTGCCCATCAGCGCGGCCGTGGCAAACCAGTGTTGCCGGTAGACGAACGTGTACGCGTAGCCCGCACTGGGTCCAAGTTTCAAAAACCGCATCCGGCGCACGGCTTCGTCCGGGAAAGTGGGCCGGACGCGTTCAGGAACCAGCGCGCTGTCGCCCCGCACAATACCGTAATAGACCTGAAAACCGGCCAGCCAAGTGCCCGCCGACCGCTTCTGCCACTCGTTCTGAACGAAAGAAGCCCGGAACGAAAACCGCCGGAAATTGAATACCCGCCGAATGCCCACCCCCACCAGATTCACCCGCAGGTCGGGGCGGTGGTAATAAAGCTCCGGGCTGGCCGCGGCATTTCCGCGGGGCGTCAGAAAGTAGCCGTTGTAAAACTGGGCTACCCCGTCAAGTACCCACTTTCGCGTATATACGTGCGTTTGAAGGTCGATATTCTTCGTCTCTCCCTTGCCGTTGTTTTTGTTCAGAAACGACAAACCATACGCCATGTTTACCGTCAGGGCGTTGAACGTTGCTCCGATGCCCAGATTCAGCGGGGCATTGGGCAGAAACCGCAGCACCGGAGCATCCGTGGTTGGCGTCGATAGATTGAAGGAGGTGTATTTCTGGGAAATGTACGCCCGGCCGGTCAGCTTGCCGGGAAAAGTACGAACATAGGCCGAATCAATGTCGGGTCGAAAGCGATCCTGGGCCGGAGCCGCTGAAGCCAGAAGCAGCAGCAGGATCGTACCGAGGCTGAGCCGCCAAAATGAAAACGCCGGGTGGCGAAGATCGGCGAGCGCGTGGCCGACCGTTGTGCCTTGCTTCATCGGGCAAAGGTGGTGTCAATTTTATGGCGGCTCAGTTCGGCCTTCCATTCGTAATGTAACGATTTTCGCTGGGCTTCAAAGTCCCGGCGGCCAAACATTTTCATTCGATACTTGCCGAGGTCGCGGTGCAGCAGCAGGTGATTTTTCAAACCGCCGGTCATTCGGGTAGAATCCCCCTCCTGAATCTGGCGAATGCGCCGTTTGTTGTTGCCAAAGAGCAGGTCCGTCAGGCTGATTTCGACCAGAAAAGCCGCTTTTTTGTTGAGCGTGTAATCGCCATCCAGGTGAAGGTACGAAAGATTGCTGGTTAGGTTCAGGTCCGGCATCAGAATCCGGTTCTTGTGCAGCAGAAACTGAGCATCAACGTCTTCAAAATAAATGTGGCTGGTTTTGGCTTTCGGCAAAAACCGCAACGCCTGCTGAATGGGCTGCACTTCAATCAGCTCCATCTGCCGGACCTCGGCTTTTGTGTAGGCCGTTGTTTTGTTCATATCCGGCAGAAAATCTTTGTCCAGCTCGGTCCGCAGCGTCATCGAGCAATCTACGTTGCCGCGGATGTTTTCGCTCTTCAGCACGTCGATCTGCATTTCTTCAGCCGCCCGGAAAAGCTGGTATAAATCCATTTTCTGCAGCGTCACGTTGAGTTTAACCGGAATGCCCTTGACCTCATCCAGCTTCATCAACCCGCGCGCCCCCAGCCGCCCCCCGAAAGCATTCATCGTCAGTCGTTCGAGCTGCGCGGTTTCGTCTTTGATGACCGTCTTCACGCCAAAGTCGTGTCCCCGAAGCGCGTTGTAATCCAGCTTGCGGGCCTTCACCTCAATATCAAACTGGTAATCACTGATCAGAGACTTCCGCTTCTGCGCAGTCGGCCGTTTGTACGTGGCCTGCATACTGTTCAGGCCGGACAGCAGGCTCAGCAGCCGTTGCAGCTTCAGTTGGTCGTACGACAGGCTCAAAGCCGCGTATGGTTCCTGAATACCATCCTGGTTTAGTTGAAAATGCCCCAGCCCCGCGATTTTACCGCCCAGTGTCGTCTGACATAACAACTGCGGAACGCGAACTTCCTCGCCCTTCTTGTTAATCACAAACGACATATCCTTTAAATCTTCACCCGATGGCAGCCGAATGCGATCAATCCGGAAAACGGCCGAATACTCCGTACCGAATAATAGCCCCGCCAGGAGGCTGTCCGTTGCGGTCGGAATTTTCTTCGGGGTTGATGGGCGGGATCTGGCCGGGATAGGTTTCGAGAAATCCAGTTCCTGCCAGTGGGCCGCCAGTTTGGTCCGAACCGGGTGCGTAGCCTGATTGCCGCCTAGGGCAAACCGCAGCAGGTTCGTCACTTCCCCGTTTATTTTAAATGCCCGGCCTTCCATTTTCCCGACGACCTCCTGAATCCGAAGCATGTTGTTTTCCGGAATAAAATGGATATCAGCACGGAGCGCCGTACACCGCCCGGACGGTTTCGGAAACAGCAGACAGCCATCTTTAATGCGAAGCGTTCCCTGCCAGAACGGCTCGACCGGCGACGGGTTGATCACGTTCGAATACAACAACGGACTCCGAACGGCCAGATTGATGGAAGCCGTGCCACGGTATAGCGAGTCGCCGGGCCAATTCATGAGCTGCGCCAGTTGCATGAGCGACAGATTACCGCGCATGGTAGCGTCGACGACGGGCGAAACCAGATTGGTCAGCGTACCCTTCATGGCCAGCGTATCGGCCCCGCACTGCAACTGAAATTGCTGCAGGGTCAGGACGGAAGTTTCGCGAGCGTTGGCGGAGCCGTTGTTCCAGTTACCCCGCAATTGAACGGTTTGGAAAATTACCGGAGTTTTGGGCCATCGGTAATTCCGGGCCAGTAGCCGGAAACTGATTTCGTTGTGCGCCCGTACGGTTGCACTGCTCCGTCCGTGCATCCGAAACTGAAATGCCACATTTCCTTTAAAAGCCGTGTCGCCCGCGTACCGTTTGAGCGAATCGGGCAGCAAAGCCGCCAGAAACTCTTGCGCCGGCTGAACACCCCGCATTCCGATGTCCAAATCAGTACCTTGCTTTTCGGGAAGTTTGCGGTGGCTGCCGGTCAGGACGACGGGAGCACCGTTGACCACGACTTGGCTTTGGCTAAATCGCCCAGTTTTGGTCGCCGGATTATACGCATAGTGAACGCTGGCCTGAAAAGGCTGATTCCGAAACAGGGTCAGCGTCCGGTTTTTAACGTATTCAATGGTGCCACCGAGCGTACCTTTTAGCTGCAATCCTTCTTTAACCAGCTTCCCGCTCAGGTCGGCTTGCTGGATGTGCATGGAAAAGGCGTTCTTTTTGTAGCCATTTACGACGGTTACGGTCGCATCTTCAATGCGTATTTCGGGAATTCCCACCGAATGCCCGTGCTCGCGGTCGGAACGGCTTTCGGTTTTCCAGGTCAGGGCTGATTTCTGCCCGGTCGAGTCGACCCATTGTTTGTACCGGATTCCCTTCAGAACTATTTTCCGCACGGTACGGCTTTCCCGAAATAAATCGGTGGTGCTGATGACCAGATGGGCCTGATCGATCCCGACAATTTCCATCGGCTTTTGCCGGTGGTTATCCGTAATCGAGACGTTGGTCAGTTGAATGGCTAAATGGGGAAAGTGGCTAAGTAATGAAAATTTCACCCCAAAGTCCG
This Larkinella insperata DNA region includes the following protein-coding sequences:
- a CDS encoding AsmA-like C-terminal region-containing protein yields the protein MARVAHWIKVVLAAAGVSLLVSLLFPLLLTTVYKERVILAVREEFASHSEQRLADFGVKFSLLSHFPHLAIQLTNVSITDNHRQKPMEIVGIDQAHLVISTTDLFRESRTVRKIVLKGIRYKQWVDSTGQKSALTWKTESRSDREHGHSVGIPEIRIEDATVTVVNGYKKNAFSMHIQQADLSGKLVKEGLQLKGTLGGTIEYVKNRTLTLFRNQPFQASVHYAYNPATKTGRFSQSQVVVNGAPVVLTGSHRKLPEKQGTDLDIGMRGVQPAQEFLAALLPDSLKRYAGDTAFKGNVAFQFRMHGRSSATVRAHNEISFRLLARNYRWPKTPVIFQTVQLRGNWNNGSANARETSVLTLQQFQLQCGADTLAMKGTLTNLVSPVVDATMRGNLSLMQLAQLMNWPGDSLYRGTASINLAVRSPLLYSNVINPSPVEPFWQGTLRIKDGCLLFPKPSGRCTALRADIHFIPENNMLRIQEVVGKMEGRAFKINGEVTNLLRFALGGNQATHPVRTKLAAHWQELDFSKPIPARSRPSTPKKIPTATDSLLAGLLFGTEYSAVFRIDRIRLPSGEDLKDMSFVINKKGEEVRVPQLLCQTTLGGKIAGLGHFQLNQDGIQEPYAALSLSYDQLKLQRLLSLLSGLNSMQATYKRPTAQKRKSLISDYQFDIEVKARKLDYNALRGHDFGVKTVIKDETAQLERLTMNAFGGRLGARGLMKLDEVKGIPVKLNVTLQKMDLYQLFRAAEEMQIDVLKSENIRGNVDCSMTLRTELDKDFLPDMNKTTAYTKAEVRQMELIEVQPIQQALRFLPKAKTSHIYFEDVDAQFLLHKNRILMPDLNLTSNLSYLHLDGDYTLNKKAAFLVEISLTDLLFGNNKRRIRQIQEGDSTRMTGGLKNHLLLHRDLGKYRMKMFGRRDFEAQRKSLHYEWKAELSRHKIDTTFAR
- a CDS encoding DUF4421 domain-containing protein gives rise to the protein MKQGTTVGHALADLRHPAFSFWRLSLGTILLLLLASAAPAQDRFRPDIDSAYVRTFPGKLTGRAYISQKYTSFNLSTPTTDAPVLRFLPNAPLNLGIGATFNALTVNMAYGLSFLNKNNGKGETKNIDLQTHVYTRKWVLDGVAQFYNGYFLTPRGNAAASPELYYHRPDLRVNLVGVGIRRVFNFRRFSFRASFVQNEWQKRSAGTWLAGFQVYYGIVRGDSALVPERVRPTFPDEAVRRMRFLKLGPSAGYAYTFVYRQHWFATAALMGNLNATFSKELFENRDQIRSNVRPDLHFQVVGGYNSNRWCVTLGWINGSVMVRNPLYQYTLHTGNYRFTVARRFIAHSRLKKLVPETIKVL
- a CDS encoding sodium/sugar symporter → MQKLQILDYIVFFIYFIIVASYGYWIYNKKKTKETSSTDFFLAEGSLTWWAIGASLIASNISAEQFIGASGDGFAMGLAIATYEWMAAATLIVVAVFFMPIYLKNRIFTMPQFLTQRYNNTVSMIMAIFWLFLYILVNLTSILFLGALAVSTISGLNFTACMIGLAVFAVIITLGGMKVIGFTDVIQVFFLILGGLATTYLAINLVSTENGTDGIVNGFNQMLTQSEDHFHMIFPKGHPHYASLPGLTVLIGGMWIVNLNYWGCNQYITQRALGADLKTAREGILFAAFLKLLMPIIVVLPGIAAYTLYQNGLFQQEMLDATGEINKDHAYPVLLNLLPAGLKGLSFAALTAAVVASLAGKANSISTIFTLDIYKKYIAPNASEQKLVRVGRVAIWVSMLMAIFISPFMGIDKKGGFQFIQEMTGLVSPGVFAAFIMGFFWKKTNSSGALFAIVGGFLLSLFFKYVLPGMVNLEFLAPSGFAVLGADGVYTIPFLDTMGFVFLICVAVMIVLGLQKPSSKGLEIDASMFKTSSSFAIGAAVVIAVITFLYAYFW
- a CDS encoding copper homeostasis protein CutC, with protein sequence MKIEICCFSLESCLIAEANGASRIELCGGAAEGGTTPSYGLITLARQQVKIPIYVMIRPRGGDFLYNETELAVMRRDIEAAKEAGADGIVLGLLKPDGTVDEEQTAELIQRAHPLPATFHRAFDVARDPLEALEAVIRTGAERILTSGQQASAEAGVPLLKQLAQQAGDRIEIMAGAGVTPANAVRLAETGIHALHLTAKQVMDSGMVYRNPNVPMASVAMSEFEWLSTSGAVVQAMVKTVK